A genomic region of Caulobacter vibrioides contains the following coding sequences:
- a CDS encoding MFS transporter, with product MTGGADRTEGQGLSTLVRLCLFYAAIFLSSGVSLPYIGTYLRDRGMSGGEIGLILAVPLLLKPFTGPVLAVWADGFTLRRTPMVLLLLGAAVGYGALLGPANLWWFILAWFVGQTLLSTVSPLIDVITLRRARVESFNYGIPRGTGSSAFIAANLAMGAILTFAAPTIIAIWIAAACLFGAVAAATLVPPERVHAEGAKPPRAERWNGLSELLRNRTFVLAVVTAGLIQGAHAFYYSFSAILWRKQGISEPMIGVLWGVGVAAEVAFMWFLEPLRRRWGPELFLVLGAGAAALRWTAYAFEPPLWALFPLQMLHALTFAASFLASLRLIEKLAPPSAASPAQAINSALSSGFTLGVATLASGPLFDAFGSFGYLATALMALLGLGGAILLTRRARRHQIV from the coding sequence GTGACGGGCGGCGCGGACAGGACGGAGGGGCAGGGGCTTTCGACCCTGGTTCGCCTGTGCCTGTTCTACGCCGCCATCTTCCTGAGCTCGGGCGTCAGCCTGCCGTACATCGGCACCTATCTGCGCGATCGCGGGATGAGCGGCGGCGAGATCGGCCTGATCCTGGCCGTCCCCCTGCTGCTCAAGCCCTTTACCGGCCCGGTGCTGGCGGTCTGGGCGGACGGCTTCACCCTGCGTCGAACGCCCATGGTGCTGCTGCTGCTGGGCGCGGCGGTCGGTTATGGCGCTCTGCTGGGGCCTGCGAACCTCTGGTGGTTCATCCTGGCCTGGTTCGTCGGCCAGACCCTGCTGTCGACAGTCTCGCCGCTGATCGACGTCATCACCCTGCGCCGAGCGCGGGTGGAGAGCTTCAACTACGGCATTCCGCGCGGCACGGGCTCCAGCGCCTTCATCGCGGCCAACCTCGCCATGGGCGCGATCCTCACGTTCGCGGCGCCGACCATCATCGCCATCTGGATCGCGGCGGCCTGCCTGTTCGGGGCGGTGGCCGCCGCGACGCTGGTGCCTCCGGAGCGCGTCCACGCCGAGGGCGCCAAGCCGCCGCGGGCTGAACGCTGGAATGGCCTGTCGGAGCTGCTGCGCAACCGGACCTTCGTCCTGGCGGTGGTCACGGCTGGCCTGATCCAGGGCGCGCACGCCTTCTATTACAGCTTCTCGGCCATCCTCTGGCGCAAGCAGGGGATCAGCGAGCCGATGATCGGGGTGCTGTGGGGCGTGGGCGTCGCGGCCGAGGTGGCGTTCATGTGGTTCCTCGAGCCCCTGCGTCGGCGTTGGGGCCCGGAGCTGTTCCTGGTGCTGGGCGCGGGCGCCGCTGCGCTACGCTGGACGGCCTACGCGTTTGAGCCGCCGCTCTGGGCGCTGTTCCCGCTGCAGATGCTGCACGCCCTGACCTTCGCAGCCTCGTTCCTGGCCTCGCTGCGCCTGATCGAGAAGCTGGCCCCGCCGTCGGCGGCGTCGCCGGCGCAGGCGATCAACTCGGCGCTGTCGTCGGGCTTTACGCTGGGCGTGGCGACCTTGGCTTCGGGACCGCTGTTCGACGCCTTTGGCTCATTCGGCTATCTCGCGACCGCCTTGATGGCGCTGCTGGGCCTGGGCGGCGCGATCCTGCTCACGCGCCGCGCCCGGCGTCATCAGATCGTGTAG
- the metG gene encoding methionine--tRNA ligase, with translation MARILITSALPYINGIKHLGNLAGSMLPADVYARFKRAQGHETLYICATDEHGTPAELAAAAAGQDVAAYCAEQHVLQHDVGRAFGLSWDHFGRSSSPQNHRLTQHFCQALEDHGLIEERVDQMVYSVDDKRFLPDRYVEGTCPHCKFEKARGDQCDNCGNLLDPTDLIDPYSVISGSRNIEVRDTKHLYLLQTKMQDKIRAWVDSHADWPPLARSIAYKHLDEGLIDRGITRDLAWGIPVAQDGVPRPGFEEKVFYVWFDAPIEYIAATQEWAEGSPDRDWKRWWRTDAGAEDVRYVQFMGKDNVAFHTVSFPATILGSEEPWKSVDMLKAFNWLNWYGGKFSTSNKRGVFMDAALEILPPDLWRWYLTANSPEGSDTAFTWEQFASAVNRDLADVLGNFVNRILKFNESKFEGVVPAGGEPGPLEEKLFADVSARLTDLAEQMDAIEIRKSAQALRALWVVGNEYLQEAAPWTAIKTDRDRAAVIVRTALNLAALYAKISAPFIPFAAEKISDAFGLDFPAAWPSNDAKAELDTLSVGAPITVPEVLFKKIEDEQIAEWTARFGGAE, from the coding sequence ATGGCTCGCATCCTGATCACCTCCGCCCTGCCGTACATCAACGGCATCAAGCACCTGGGGAACCTCGCGGGCTCCATGTTGCCGGCGGACGTCTATGCGCGCTTCAAGCGGGCCCAGGGTCACGAGACGCTCTACATCTGCGCCACCGACGAGCACGGCACGCCGGCTGAGCTGGCCGCCGCCGCCGCCGGCCAGGACGTGGCCGCCTATTGCGCCGAGCAGCACGTGCTGCAGCACGACGTGGGGCGGGCCTTTGGCCTGTCGTGGGACCATTTCGGCCGCTCGTCCTCGCCGCAGAACCATCGCCTGACCCAGCACTTCTGCCAGGCCCTGGAAGATCACGGCCTGATCGAGGAACGCGTCGACCAGATGGTCTATTCGGTCGACGACAAGCGCTTCCTGCCCGACCGTTATGTCGAGGGGACCTGCCCGCACTGCAAGTTCGAGAAGGCGCGCGGCGACCAGTGCGACAACTGCGGCAACCTGCTGGACCCGACCGACCTGATCGACCCGTACTCGGTGATCTCGGGCTCGCGGAACATCGAGGTGCGCGACACCAAGCATCTCTACCTGCTGCAGACCAAGATGCAGGACAAGATCCGCGCCTGGGTCGACAGCCACGCCGACTGGCCGCCGCTGGCCCGCTCGATCGCCTACAAGCACCTCGACGAGGGCCTGATCGACCGCGGCATCACCCGTGACCTGGCCTGGGGCATCCCGGTAGCCCAGGACGGCGTGCCGCGCCCGGGCTTTGAGGAAAAGGTCTTCTACGTCTGGTTCGACGCGCCGATCGAATACATCGCCGCCACCCAGGAGTGGGCCGAAGGCTCGCCCGACCGCGACTGGAAGCGCTGGTGGCGCACCGATGCGGGCGCTGAGGACGTCCGCTACGTCCAGTTCATGGGCAAGGACAATGTGGCGTTCCACACGGTCAGCTTCCCGGCCACGATCCTCGGCTCCGAAGAGCCGTGGAAGAGCGTTGACATGCTCAAGGCCTTCAACTGGCTGAACTGGTACGGCGGCAAGTTCTCGACCAGCAACAAGCGCGGCGTCTTCATGGACGCGGCCCTGGAAATCCTGCCGCCCGACCTGTGGCGCTGGTACCTGACGGCCAACTCGCCGGAAGGCAGCGACACGGCCTTCACCTGGGAGCAGTTCGCCAGCGCCGTGAACCGCGACCTGGCCGACGTGCTGGGAAACTTCGTCAACCGCATCCTGAAGTTCAACGAGAGCAAGTTCGAGGGCGTGGTCCCGGCGGGCGGCGAGCCTGGTCCGCTGGAAGAGAAGCTGTTCGCCGATGTTTCCGCCCGTCTGACGGATCTGGCCGAACAGATGGACGCCATCGAGATCCGCAAGAGCGCCCAGGCGCTGCGGGCGCTCTGGGTGGTCGGCAACGAGTACCTGCAGGAGGCCGCGCCGTGGACCGCGATCAAGACCGATCGCGACCGCGCCGCCGTCATCGTGCGCACCGCCCTGAACCTGGCGGCGCTGTACGCCAAGATCTCGGCCCCGTTCATCCCGTTCGCCGCCGAGAAGATCAGCGACGCGTTCGGTCTCGACTTCCCGGCCGCCTGGCCGTCGAACGACGCCAAGGCCGAGCTCGACACCCTGAGCGTCGGCGCGCCGATCACCGTGCCCGAGGTCCTCTTCAAGAAGATCGAGGACGAGCAGATCGCCGAATGGACGGCCCGCTTCGGCGGCGCGGAGTAA
- a CDS encoding DUF1761 domain-containing protein → MKQVNWLGLVVALIAGQVIGVIWYGNLFSAAWMGAQRLTEADFVGQSWKMGLGVLNMIVILLGLDWLIRRLGADGYVAGAKVALNTCVAFALTVAALNYIYAAGALSLLAIDGGYQVVTYTIAGALLGGLKRKPKAA, encoded by the coding sequence ATGAAACAGGTGAACTGGCTGGGCCTTGTCGTCGCCCTGATCGCCGGTCAGGTGATCGGCGTCATTTGGTACGGAAACCTGTTCAGCGCCGCCTGGATGGGGGCCCAGCGCCTCACTGAGGCGGACTTTGTCGGCCAGTCCTGGAAGATGGGTCTGGGCGTCTTGAACATGATCGTGATCCTGCTGGGTCTGGACTGGCTGATCCGACGCCTCGGCGCTGACGGCTATGTCGCCGGCGCCAAGGTGGCTCTGAACACCTGCGTCGCGTTCGCCCTGACCGTGGCGGCGCTGAACTACATCTATGCGGCGGGCGCCTTGTCGCTGCTTGCGATCGACGGCGGCTATCAGGTGGTGACCTACACGATCGCCGGCGCGCTGCTGGGCGGTCTGAAGCGCAAGCCGAAGGCGGCTTAA
- a CDS encoding acyl-CoA carboxylase subunit beta produces MQHILEELDRRREQAKAGGGVKRVEAQHAKGKLTARERIDLLLDEGSFEEFDMFVEHRCADFGMQDQKVPGDGVVTGWGTINGKVVYVFSKDFTVFGGSLSGAHAAKIVKVQRQAMKVGAPVIGLFDAGGARIQEGVDSLAGYADIFLENVMASGVIPQISVIMGPCAGGDVYSPAMTDFIFMVKDTSYMFVTGPDVVKTVTNEVVTAEELGGARVHAAKSGVAEGAFENDLEAMTQVRRLIDFLPSSNREAAPERESFDEALREEMSLDTLVPADPTKPYDMKELILKVVDEADFFEISSEWAKNIICGFARMDGESVGIVANQPQVLAGVLDIDSSRKAARFVRFCDAFNIPIITFVDVPGFMPGTKQEYGGLIKHGAKLLFAYAEATVPKITVITRKAYGGAYDVMSSKHLRGDLNYAWPTAEIAVMGAKGAVEIIFRAEAKDPEALAAREAEYKDRFANPFVAASRGYIDDVIMPHGTRRRIVRGLKSLKGKELSNPWKKHDNIPL; encoded by the coding sequence GTGCAGCACATCCTCGAGGAACTTGACCGTCGCCGCGAGCAAGCCAAGGCCGGCGGGGGCGTAAAGCGCGTCGAAGCCCAGCACGCCAAGGGCAAGCTGACCGCCCGTGAGCGGATCGACCTGTTGCTGGACGAGGGCTCCTTCGAGGAGTTCGACATGTTCGTCGAGCACCGCTGCGCCGACTTCGGCATGCAGGATCAGAAGGTGCCTGGCGACGGCGTGGTCACCGGCTGGGGCACGATCAACGGCAAGGTCGTCTACGTCTTCTCCAAGGACTTCACCGTGTTCGGCGGCAGCCTGTCGGGCGCGCACGCGGCCAAGATTGTCAAGGTCCAGCGCCAGGCCATGAAGGTCGGGGCGCCGGTCATCGGCCTGTTTGACGCCGGTGGCGCACGCATCCAGGAGGGCGTCGACAGCCTGGCCGGTTATGCCGATATCTTCCTTGAGAACGTCATGGCCTCGGGCGTCATCCCGCAGATCAGCGTCATCATGGGTCCGTGCGCCGGCGGCGACGTCTACTCGCCGGCCATGACCGACTTCATCTTCATGGTGAAGGATACGAGCTACATGTTCGTGACGGGTCCGGACGTGGTGAAGACCGTCACCAACGAGGTCGTCACCGCCGAGGAACTGGGCGGCGCCCGCGTGCACGCCGCCAAGTCGGGCGTCGCCGAGGGCGCGTTCGAGAACGACCTGGAGGCCATGACCCAGGTCCGCCGCCTGATCGACTTCCTGCCGTCCTCCAACCGCGAGGCCGCGCCCGAGCGCGAGAGCTTCGACGAGGCGCTGCGCGAAGAGATGAGCCTGGACACCCTGGTCCCGGCCGATCCGACCAAGCCCTACGACATGAAGGAGTTGATCCTGAAGGTCGTCGACGAGGCCGATTTCTTCGAGATTTCCAGCGAGTGGGCCAAGAACATCATCTGCGGCTTCGCCCGGATGGACGGCGAGAGCGTCGGCATCGTCGCCAACCAGCCCCAGGTGCTGGCCGGCGTGCTCGACATCGACTCCAGCCGCAAGGCCGCGCGCTTCGTGCGCTTCTGCGACGCCTTCAACATCCCGATCATCACCTTCGTCGACGTGCCGGGCTTCATGCCGGGGACCAAGCAGGAGTACGGCGGCCTCATCAAGCACGGCGCCAAGCTGCTCTTCGCCTATGCCGAGGCCACGGTTCCGAAGATCACCGTCATCACCCGCAAGGCCTATGGCGGCGCCTATGACGTGATGAGCTCCAAGCATCTGCGTGGCGACCTGAACTACGCCTGGCCGACCGCCGAGATCGCGGTGATGGGCGCCAAGGGGGCGGTGGAGATCATCTTCCGCGCCGAGGCCAAGGACCCCGAGGCCCTGGCCGCCCGCGAGGCCGAGTACAAGGACCGCTTCGCCAATCCGTTCGTCGCCGCCTCTCGCGGCTACATCGACGACGTGATCATGCCCCACGGCACCCGTCGCCGGATCGTGCGGGGCCTCAAGAGCCTGAAGGGCAAGGAACTGTCCAACCCCTGGAAGAAGCACGACAACATCCCGCTTTAG
- a CDS encoding ATP12 family chaperone protein has protein sequence MSDKSELLLKPKRFYKAAAAAQVDQGFAVQLDGRTPKSPAKKPLIAPTQALGEMIAAEWEAQVEYIDSSLMPATRLAFTAIDRIAETRAEVAREITAYAASDHLCYRAESPRALVARQEREWGAILDWVKAEHGLVFTPVSGIIHTPQPPETLASVEALALTLDDFALAGVAFAAGLFGSTALALAVRAERLTGQGALDLSRLEEIYQAEQWGEDAEAKARAEALGVEAAMIARWFAALR, from the coding sequence GTGTCCGACAAGTCCGAACTGCTGTTGAAACCCAAGCGCTTCTACAAGGCCGCCGCCGCTGCGCAGGTCGATCAGGGCTTTGCGGTGCAGTTGGACGGCCGCACGCCCAAGTCGCCGGCCAAGAAGCCTCTCATTGCGCCCACCCAGGCGCTGGGCGAAATGATCGCCGCCGAGTGGGAAGCGCAGGTCGAGTACATCGACAGCAGCCTGATGCCCGCCACGCGCCTGGCCTTCACCGCCATCGACCGGATCGCCGAGACGCGGGCAGAGGTGGCTCGGGAGATCACCGCCTACGCCGCCTCGGATCACCTCTGCTATCGCGCTGAAAGCCCCCGGGCCCTCGTCGCGCGGCAAGAGCGTGAGTGGGGCGCGATCCTGGACTGGGTCAAGGCCGAGCATGGCCTGGTGTTCACCCCCGTCAGCGGGATCATCCATACGCCGCAGCCGCCAGAAACCCTGGCGTCGGTCGAGGCCTTGGCCCTGACCCTCGACGATTTCGCTCTGGCGGGCGTGGCCTTCGCCGCAGGTCTCTTCGGCTCGACGGCCCTGGCCCTGGCGGTCCGGGCCGAGCGGCTGACCGGTCAAGGCGCGCTGGACCTGTCGCGGCTGGAGGAGATCTATCAGGCCGAGCAGTGGGGCGAGGACGCAGAGGCCAAGGCGCGGGCCGAGGCGCTGGGCGTGGAGGCGGCGATGATCGCGCGTTGGTTCGCCGCGTTGCGGTGA
- a CDS encoding DUF1800 domain-containing protein: MGKIALSRKGDRRLSLPSKDMMAAIAATRFGLGARPGEIEAAKADPQGFLVAQIRREGADTPQDDRETAAARFEQMRAYQQQRRAERQKKDGEGDAKMAAQAVMDAQRALRQKVGADFLARARLGAGTPTAFRERWTLFWANHFTVSAIKQLTSVLVGPFEREAIRPYVFSNFESLLVASSTHPAMLTYLDQAASIGPGSRAAQFAARRRNNPTAGLNENLAREILELHTVGIDAGYTQGDVTEFARALTGFSIGREQEDRAGQFLFREQAHEPGARTIMGRRYGEEGLKQGLAALRDLAADPRTARHVCGKIARHFVADTPPPALVQRLERRWMETGGDLAAVATSLIESPEAWDPTPAKVKTPYEFTLSTWRLVGAEPSAFERMAPILTSLGQRPFAPPSPKGWSEDAQTWAAPDALIKRMQWAQGFAAAVADRTDPNALAASALGARLTPPVAKAVARAETRREAFALLIMSPEFQRR, from the coding sequence ATGGGCAAGATCGCGTTGTCGCGCAAGGGAGACCGTCGTTTGAGCCTACCCTCGAAGGATATGATGGCCGCCATCGCCGCCACGCGCTTTGGTCTGGGGGCCCGCCCCGGCGAGATCGAGGCCGCCAAGGCCGATCCGCAAGGCTTTCTCGTCGCTCAGATCCGTCGCGAGGGCGCCGACACTCCGCAGGACGACCGCGAGACCGCCGCCGCGCGCTTCGAGCAGATGCGCGCCTATCAACAGCAGCGTCGGGCCGAGCGGCAAAAAAAGGATGGCGAAGGTGACGCCAAGATGGCCGCACAAGCCGTCATGGACGCCCAGCGGGCCCTGCGCCAGAAGGTCGGCGCCGACTTCCTGGCTCGCGCGCGACTGGGCGCTGGCACGCCGACGGCCTTCCGCGAGCGCTGGACGCTGTTCTGGGCAAACCACTTCACCGTCTCAGCCATCAAGCAGCTCACCTCGGTGCTGGTCGGCCCCTTTGAGCGCGAGGCCATCCGCCCCTACGTGTTCAGCAATTTCGAAAGCCTGCTGGTCGCGTCCTCGACCCATCCGGCCATGCTGACCTATCTGGACCAGGCCGCGTCGATCGGCCCGGGCAGCCGCGCCGCCCAGTTCGCCGCGCGCCGTCGCAACAACCCTACGGCCGGGCTGAACGAGAACCTGGCGCGCGAGATCCTCGAACTGCACACGGTCGGGATCGACGCGGGCTACACCCAAGGCGACGTCACCGAATTCGCCCGCGCTCTGACGGGCTTCTCGATCGGCCGGGAGCAGGAGGATCGCGCCGGTCAGTTCCTGTTCCGCGAACAGGCCCACGAGCCCGGCGCGCGCACGATCATGGGCCGCCGCTACGGCGAGGAGGGTCTGAAGCAGGGCCTTGCGGCGCTGCGGGACCTCGCCGCCGATCCGCGCACCGCCCGTCACGTCTGCGGCAAGATCGCCCGCCACTTCGTCGCCGATACGCCGCCGCCCGCCTTGGTCCAGAGACTTGAGCGACGCTGGATGGAAACCGGCGGCGACCTTGCGGCCGTGGCCACGAGCCTGATCGAGAGCCCGGAGGCCTGGGACCCGACGCCCGCCAAGGTCAAGACGCCCTACGAGTTCACGCTGTCGACCTGGCGGCTGGTCGGCGCCGAGCCTTCGGCGTTCGAGCGTATGGCGCCCATCCTGACCAGCCTGGGCCAAAGGCCCTTCGCGCCGCCCTCGCCCAAGGGCTGGTCCGAGGACGCCCAGACCTGGGCCGCCCCGGACGCGCTGATCAAGCGCATGCAATGGGCTCAAGGCTTCGCCGCCGCGGTGGCCGACCGCACCGATCCCAACGCCCTGGCCGCCTCGGCCCTGGGCGCACGGCTGACCCCGCCGGTCGCCAAGGCCGTCGCCCGGGCCGAGACCCGCCGCGAGGCCTTCGCCCTGCTGATCATGAGCCCGGAGTTCCAACGCCGATGA
- a CDS encoding DUF1501 domain-containing protein gives MTAAMNRRSLLGLGASLGFTVNLFGTQGFAATEGDLARKKLVVVICRGGMDGLSVSPPVGDQNYAALRGSIAMRRDQVLMLDDTFGLHPELKSVFALAQNGQARIAPAIASPDRARSHFEAQDVLETGSAKVYGAETGWLNRTLEALTPVRKVEGLSVGTTAPLILRGKVQAASWSPGKGVDETARLPMMLQDLYRSDPLLGPAFARGLETEAMAETAMATQASGSAMGGAGQNRGGSETARKLGSTLGGFLTQAGGPQIAAVSLDGFDTHANQPGPIATRLSAMDAMLDGLHTGLGAEWKNTVVVVVTEFGRTARINGTGGTDHGTASTGLILGGALKRGGIVGDWPGLADKALFENRDTAPTLDMRGLFKGVLADHMGVDRALLENKVFPDSANAKAVMGLV, from the coding sequence ATGACCGCCGCCATGAACCGTCGCTCGTTGCTGGGCCTGGGCGCCAGCCTGGGTTTCACCGTCAACCTCTTTGGAACCCAGGGCTTCGCGGCCACCGAGGGCGATCTGGCCCGCAAGAAGCTGGTGGTCGTCATCTGTCGGGGCGGCATGGATGGGCTGTCGGTGTCGCCGCCGGTCGGGGATCAGAACTACGCGGCCCTGCGCGGCTCGATCGCGATGCGCCGCGATCAGGTACTGATGCTCGACGACACCTTCGGCCTGCATCCCGAGCTGAAGTCGGTCTTCGCCCTGGCGCAGAACGGCCAGGCCCGCATCGCGCCGGCCATCGCCAGTCCCGACCGCGCCCGCTCGCACTTCGAGGCCCAGGACGTTCTGGAGACCGGCTCAGCCAAGGTCTACGGGGCCGAGACGGGCTGGCTGAACCGCACGCTGGAAGCCCTGACGCCGGTCCGCAAGGTCGAGGGTCTGTCGGTGGGAACCACCGCACCGCTGATCCTGCGCGGCAAGGTCCAGGCCGCCAGTTGGTCTCCCGGCAAGGGCGTCGACGAGACCGCCCGCCTGCCGATGATGTTGCAGGACCTCTACAGGTCCGATCCGTTGCTCGGCCCCGCCTTCGCGCGCGGCCTGGAAACCGAGGCCATGGCCGAGACCGCGATGGCGACCCAGGCCAGCGGGTCGGCGATGGGCGGGGCCGGACAGAACCGGGGTGGCTCGGAAACCGCTCGCAAGCTTGGCTCCACCCTGGGGGGCTTCCTGACCCAGGCCGGAGGCCCACAGATCGCCGCCGTCTCGCTGGACGGCTTCGACACCCACGCCAACCAGCCCGGCCCGATCGCCACGCGCCTGTCGGCGATGGACGCCATGCTGGACGGGCTGCACACGGGGCTGGGAGCCGAGTGGAAGAACACCGTGGTGGTGGTCGTCACCGAGTTCGGGCGCACGGCTCGCATCAACGGCACGGGCGGCACCGACCACGGCACGGCCTCGACGGGTCTGATCCTGGGCGGGGCGTTGAAGCGCGGCGGTATCGTCGGCGACTGGCCGGGCCTTGCCGACAAGGCGCTGTTCGAGAACCGCGACACCGCCCCCACATTGGACATGCGTGGTCTTTTCAAGGGCGTCTTGGCCGATCACATGGGCGTCGACCGCGCGCTCCTCGAAAACAAGGTGTTTCCTGACAGCGCCAACGCCAAAGCTGTCATGGGACTCGTCTAG
- a CDS encoding RluA family pseudouridine synthase, whose protein sequence is MSTKEVRTLYVDAGEDGVRLDRWFKRRWPHLNHIQLNKLFRSGQVRVDGSRAKADTKLAAGSQIRVPPLPDAPDPSDKNKLSPRDIAYARSLVLYEDEEVLALNKPAGLAVQGGTKTTKHVDKLLSAWGEGVDRPRLVHRLDRDTSGVLLLGKTPSAAARLSGAFAKRKAQKTYWAIVAGNPHPTEGVMELHLAKRGVGDRELVVPAQPKDPDAQPAETEFVTISRAGPRVTWMALRPHTGRTHQLRAHMKAMGHPILGDPKYGDEKSAPLSEGLKLQLHARSILLPHPSAGMLHIEAPLSPEMQEGFRKFGFSEDEADAEPFARRQTKRR, encoded by the coding sequence ATGAGCACCAAGGAAGTCCGCACCCTGTACGTCGACGCCGGCGAGGACGGGGTCCGCCTCGATCGCTGGTTCAAGCGTCGTTGGCCGCACCTGAACCACATCCAGCTGAACAAGCTGTTCCGCTCGGGCCAGGTCCGGGTCGACGGTTCGCGCGCCAAGGCCGACACCAAGCTGGCCGCCGGCAGCCAGATCCGGGTGCCGCCGCTGCCCGACGCGCCCGATCCGTCGGACAAGAACAAGCTGTCGCCGCGCGACATCGCCTATGCCCGCTCACTGGTCCTCTATGAGGACGAAGAGGTCCTGGCCCTGAACAAGCCGGCGGGTCTGGCCGTGCAGGGCGGCACCAAGACCACCAAGCACGTCGACAAGCTGCTCAGCGCCTGGGGCGAGGGCGTGGATCGCCCGCGTCTCGTTCACCGCCTGGACCGCGACACCTCGGGCGTTCTGCTGCTGGGCAAGACCCCGTCGGCGGCCGCGCGCCTGTCGGGCGCCTTCGCTAAGCGCAAGGCTCAGAAGACCTACTGGGCGATCGTAGCGGGCAATCCGCACCCGACCGAAGGCGTGATGGAGCTGCATCTGGCCAAGCGCGGGGTGGGCGATCGTGAGTTGGTCGTGCCCGCCCAGCCCAAGGATCCCGACGCCCAGCCGGCCGAGACCGAGTTCGTGACCATCAGCCGCGCAGGTCCCCGCGTCACCTGGATGGCGCTGCGTCCCCACACCGGCCGCACCCACCAGCTGCGCGCCCACATGAAGGCGATGGGCCACCCGATCCTGGGCGATCCCAAGTATGGCGACGAGAAGTCGGCGCCGCTGTCGGAAGGCCTGAAGCTGCAGCTGCACGCGCGCTCGATCCTGCTGCCGCACCCGTCGGCCGGGATGTTGCACATCGAAGCGCCGCTCAGTCCTGAGATGCAGGAAGGCTTCCGCAAGTTCGGCTTCTCTGAGGATGAGGCGGACGCTGAGCCCTTCGCCCGGCGTCAGACCAAGCGACGCTGA
- the crcB gene encoding fluoride efflux transporter CrcB: MNKLLLVAAGGAVGSVARYLVGVGAMRVMGPGWPYGTFTVNVVGGFLMGCLASWLAHRGNTSSETWRVMLGVGVLGGFTTFSSFSLETALMIQKRDYGQAFTYSAASVLLAIAALFAGLLVARKVFA; encoded by the coding sequence ATGAACAAGCTGCTCCTCGTGGCGGCCGGCGGGGCCGTCGGGTCCGTCGCGCGCTATCTGGTGGGCGTCGGTGCGATGCGGGTCATGGGACCCGGTTGGCCGTATGGAACCTTCACGGTCAATGTCGTCGGCGGCTTTCTGATGGGCTGCCTGGCGTCCTGGCTGGCCCATCGGGGAAACACCTCCAGCGAGACCTGGCGCGTCATGCTGGGTGTCGGCGTCCTGGGCGGCTTCACCACTTTTTCGTCGTTCTCGCTGGAGACTGCGCTGATGATCCAGAAGCGCGACTACGGCCAGGCGTTCACCTATTCCGCCGCGAGCGTCCTTCTGGCGATCGCGGCCCTGTTCGCGGGCCTGCTGGTGGCCCGGAAAGTCTTCGCATGA